A window of the Zeugodacus cucurbitae isolate PBARC_wt_2022May chromosome 4, idZeuCucr1.2, whole genome shotgun sequence genome harbors these coding sequences:
- the LOC105214552 gene encoding protein encore isoform X4, producing the protein MSSTKSQVAVATNIPSLSSSSQTQKEYSTEESLGRQNSFGNNRRGNMKGKHLTRSHAMREATSPPRTPTPRAEHGQVSPNGQSSNNYQQQQQHHHQTQQPQHMDGNENAHNNNSNSSNNNNNNNNNSNSNKLHAQSNAARGNSPIIEAPAVIVTSQHSQQQQQQLHQQQQQQPNVALCNEAEFPKLTPPKSTKGGGGGGGSAGGGGGGQRNSNNNNNNSNNSNGVTDGNNKIEYNNNNGRKMANNNNTNGGAGGATPYDSTKNATTNNNNNANNKHQQYNASNALHQALSVGESAGRGGGSGGSGGAGTSLHNSGMNYQLNANDSTQQSHHQIAYDKENRCPRNDSQNSSMSNMHDDDTQQQQQHYERQGGGSGGGGGGGKKHRTNSNSKGNKPRLKNIGGSSSGSVDGGNSISNNTSGFISRVFNNSENSSEQFTDHGGTDLFSFFKETLNKHPKDRHFLLKVEKDLTEFVLEKSRGELRFPPASSYNRMLIHRTAAFFGMEHNVDTETQQCVIVAATKNTRIPEIRFKSLVRDHRDDTRKSILKRDTHSFDEARQSSYLCPDRGSMLDRKAKSFEEREEDYERARSRIFNRSQNDSGEGMDDGYMNVSWTQSVEQQQQQQQHQQQNRPRPNGKMMKMQNSNDSRDGRSGGGAVPKSHNYNNYGGGSSQSGGPPMMRGDSANSGKNGGGGTRSFSKQDSAGSTNTPWRLSPSSSGEDQSTEPYILTTDGMTVCHLQSPVHHIPPHLHLQPTLLCGAGIMPTHCADATLTPTPTPSMDDGAPPLPSRGLVWAVTDISSVPKGSVLINPQTLQPFVNQDGSIYHFDPSNLPPNQQATYHPNQGNNNANYAPQHSPQQQQLPQQVQDNSTKKNKSTQQMSTPSPAESPAATPTPQIHCKSVVCNESAATIPLTESVAESSTQTVAMCGDVNCDGIGLEMTINGTEEASTQSGADECDNTSATGCLSITTTTSTKSYDRIEVQKFKNQATSPNIPAEKDELPKRENATIVDASSVREQQPAVVTQPPAPPPPSQTPTNSVNVPLQRETPHSARSTPFSTSESTHAKNRASEEPKPTTWTYTQSYQAPDGSTVFHTTTTPSGTPYCTTTYQQGPDGSVYAIPQGMVYAYPPPVVSHAPQKQLKCQFNSLSVLQEGEVQSYFMPVFDPNQPRTDATGLIPAGAQAIYPAAAPAGNTATMVPVAAAYPTAQFATANGTPIYPGQLIYSSDQFVTGAATVAAAAPANGQLQQIPMTTYPIGHPYAYNSYWGQPMTYYVPQQALTNAVAATSLLPAPPQPQPPTTATAQPVAGPHITSGISIANGLVAATAAAGPPSNTTVGALGNGGSNVGGGGHHVVNTSASTNSYQTHSGTTYFGTGRVKRPTSSHYANHQSSGHQLVTAAIPNNGSATTTYQLGHAVPTLTLAPAPGSAAAAAAAAAVNTTTDLNVGNGAPPATAMYTLPQHATLLHANIFPYAPAAANVAAGTPPVHAPGAPPTAAPQIAAAGMAGAAAHAQPTNAVITPFYAHHPPITAAAHPTHGSSAVHTPGPAAIPIVDPSTLTAISHPTPTGANSSNNVTPAYSGGGSASQSAPSTPHSVPTQTAQRNPPLFSTPPIMNSNGGNNNGGYSGSSTPQYYPVSGGGDGGATLMSSPHGNSYVPHEKRNSNSNMSGSKKPPAYPSNSLSRQNSTSYNGTANGKPPLLGGNNDTRASPNSGGYQGSRPHGMNKRGGGGDKPQTPLLSGPPSYGGGPGMSGVNSNNNSGYHVHHSHSPSDAKPPIRLNAGAATFRQKGSGVAYEYRRSGSQRNSPGTGNSSSNDNSNNTSPNSIVGSSGGGGGGGANTPNCYAATATGGYINTGIGLASGGMVGGGDHQAVATATGTPLYITSARGAHIPPQLQHGGMVAAAAAAGGTAAGLAGTQQATTAAVLGGAAAAEVANAAAAAVAASVAHHQPLLSAYQPGASGVYIKYGQTYYAHPSVALPNSRRSPSTELRPAMAPVAGMYPTMMIPAAPRHTQGRHPNPNYKGNRPR; encoded by the exons GGTAACATGAAGGGCAAGCATTTGACGCGTAGTCACGCCATGCGTGAGGCCACATCGCCGCCGCGCACTCCCACACCGCGTGCCGAGCACGGACAGGTGTCACCGAATGGTCAATCGTCTAACAATtaccagcaacagcagcagcatcatcaTCAGACGCAGCAGCCGCAGCATATGGATGGCAATGAGAATGcacacaacaataatagcaatagcagcaataataataataacaataacaacaacagtaacagcaacaaattgCATGCACAATCAAATGCAGCGCGTGGCAATTCACCGATAATCGAAGCGCCTGCCGTCATAGTGACCAGCCAACAtagtcagcaacaacaacagcagctccatcagcaacagcaacaacaaccgaatGTTGCGCTCTGCAATGAGGCTGAGTTCCCCAAACTGACACCGCCGAAATCGACAAAAGGCGGTGGAGGTGGTGGTGGAAgcgctggtggtggtggcggcggtcagagaaacagcaataataacaacaacaatagcaataacagcaACGGTGTAACcgatggcaacaacaaaattgaatataacaacaataatggcaGAAAgatggccaacaacaacaacacaaatggtGGCGCAGGCGGTGCGACTCCTTATGATTCCACCAAGAATGCGaccacaaacaataataacaacgccAACAATAAACATCAGCAATATAATGCAAGCAATGCATTGCATCAGGCGTTGAGCGTAGGCGAGAGTGCGGGGCGTGGCGGTGGCAGTGGTGGTAGCGGCGGTGCTGGCACATCGCTGCACAATTCCGGCATGAACTATCAGCTGAACGCCAACGACAGCACACAGCAGTCACATCATCAGATCGCCTACGACAAGGAGAATCGCTGTCCACGCAATGACAGTCAAAATAGCAGCATGTCCAATATGCATGATGATgatacacaacaacagcagcaacattaTGAACGTCAAGGCGGTGGCAGTGGAGGAGGCGGTGGTGGCGGTAAGAAGCACCGCACCAATTCCAATTCGAAGGGCAATAAGCCGCGCTTGAAGAATATCGGTGGCTCCTCATCGGGCAGCGTCGATGGTGGCAACTCGATTAGCAACAACACGTCGGGATTCATATCAAGAG ttttcaacaACTCAGAGAACTCGAGCGAGCAGTTCACCGATCATGGTGGCACCGATTTGTTCAGTTTCTTTAAAGAAACGCTCAATAAGCATCCAAAGGATCGGCATTTTCTGCTCAAAGTGGAAAAGGACCTAACCGAATTCGTGTTGGAAAAGAG TCGCGGTGAATTACGCTTCCCACCGGCTTCATCGTACAACCGCATGTTGATACATCGCACAGCGGCCTTCTTCGGCATGGAGCACAATGTCGACACCGAAACGCAACAGTGCGTTATTGTGGCAGCTACCAAAAATACGCGCATACCAGAG ATACGCTTCAAGTCGCTGGTGCGCGATCATCGCGACGACACACGCAAATCGATATTGAAACGCGACACGCACAGTTTCGATGAGGCACGTCAGAGCAGCTACTTGTGTCCGGATCGCGGCAGCATGCTCGACCGCAAGGCAAAGAGCTTCGAAGAGCGCGAGGAGGACTATGAGCGTGCGCGTAGTCGCATTTTCAATCGCAGTCAAAATGACAGCGGCGAGGGCATGGATGATGGTTACATGAATGTCAGCTGGACGCAATCGGtggagcaacagcagcagcaacaacaacaccagcaacagaATCGTCCACGTCCCAATGGCAAGATGATGAAGATGCAAAac TCAAACGATTCACGCGACGGTCGGTCCGGTGGTGGCGCTGTACCCAAATCACACAACTACAATAATTATGGCGGTGGCTCTTCACAAAGCGGTGGACCGCCTATGATGCGCGGTGACTCGGCGAATTCGGGCAAAAATGGCGGCGGTGGCACGCGTTCCTTCTCGAAACAAGATTCAGCGGGCAGCACAAATACGCCATGGCGCTTGTCACCATCCAGCAGCGG TGAGGATCAATCAACCGAGCCATATATATTGACAACGGACGGCATGACCGTTTGTCATCTACAATCACCAGTTCACCATATACCGCCGCATCTGCATCTGCAACCGACGTTATTGTGCGGTGCTGGCATTATGCCGACACATTGCGCAGACGCCACATTGACGCCAACGCCGACACCATCAATGGACGATGGCGCGCCACCCCTGCCCAGTCGCGGTCTGGTGTGGGCCGTCACCGACATTTCGAGTGTGCCTAAGGGCAGCGTGCTAATCAATCCGCAAACATTGCAACCATTTGTTAACCAAGACGG TTCAATTTATCACTTTGACCCGTCCAATCTGCCACCCAACCAACAGGCCACATACCATCCAAATCAGGGCAATAACAATGCCAATTATGCACCGCAACATTcgccacagcaacaacagttgccGCAACAAGTGCAGGATAACAGCACAAAGAAGAATAAGAGCACACAACAAATGTCCACGCCATCACCAGCGGAATCGCCAGCAGCTACGCCAACGCCACAAATCCATTGCAAGAGCGTTGTCTGCAATGAGAGTGCTGCCACTATACCGCTCACCGAGTCGGTGGCTGAGTCCTCCACACAGACGGTGGCCATGTGTGGCGATGTTAACTGCGATGGCATTGGTCTGGAAATGACGATCAACGGCACCGAAG AGGCATCCACGCAATCGGGTGCTGATGAGTGCGATAATACATCGGCCACGGGTTGTTTGAGCATCACTACCACAACATCCACCAAAAGTTATGATCGCATCGAGGTGCAAAAGTTTAAAAACCAAGCCACCAGTCCGAATATACCAGCGGAAAAGGATGAGCTGCCGAAGCGTGAG AATGCAACAATAGTGGACGCCTCAAGTGTGCGTGAACAGCAACCGGCTGTTGTAACACAGCCACCAGCACCGCCACCACCCAGTCAGACGCCAACCAATAGCGTCAATGTGCCATTACAACGCGAGACGCCACATTCTGCGCGCTCAACACCCTTCAGCACCAGTGAGTCGACACATGCGAAAAATCGCGCTTCCGAAGAACCTAAGCCCACAACATGGACATATACGCAAAGCTACCAGGCACCAGATGGTTCTACAGTCTTTCACACCACCACGACACCCAGTGGTACGCCGTATTGCACCACGACATATCAGCAAGGG CCTGATGGTAGCGTTTATGCCATTCCACAGGGCATGGTCTATGCCTATCCACCGCCAGTTGTAAGCCACGCCCCACAGAAACAGTTGAAATGTCAATTCAATTCGTTGTCTGTTTTACAGGAGGGCGAAGTACAGAGCTATTTCATGCCTGTATTCGATCCGAATCAACCGCGCACCGATGCCACCGGTCTCATACCAGCTGGAGCACAGGCCATATATCCGGCTGCAGCCCCAGCAGGCAATACAGCTACAATGGTACCCGTTGCAGCCGCCTATCCGACCGCACAATTCGCCACGGCCAATGGTACGCCAATCTATCCGGGTCAGTTGATATATTCGAGTGATCAATTTGTAACGGGTGCAGCTACGGTCGCTGCAGCAGCACCGGCGAATGGTCAACTGCAACAGATACCGATGACCACCTATCCAATCGGACATCCATACGCCTATAATA GCTACTGGGGTCAACCGATGACATACTATGTGCCACAACAAGCGCTTACGAACGCTGTCGCCGCAACGTCCCTCCTACCAGCACCGCCACAGCCACAACCACCCACAACAGCAACCGCCCAGCCCGTGGCCGGTCCACACATCACTAGCGGTATCAGCATCGCGAATGGCCTTGTAGCAGCTACGGCGGCGGCTGGACCGCCGTCGAACACCACCGTTGGGGCTTTAGGTAATGGCGGCAGTAATGTCGGTGGTGGTGGTCATCACGTTGTGAATACATCGGCGTCCACGAACAGTTATCAGACACATAGTGGTACAACGTATTTCGGTACGGGGCGTGTCAAGCGACCGACATCTTCGCATTACGCCAATCACCAGAGCAGCGGTCATCAACTAGTAACGGCAGCTATCCCAAATAACGGCAGTGCAACTACCACATATCAATTGGGACACGCAGTGCCCACACTCACACTGGCGCCGGCACCAGGTAGTGCCGCAGCCGCGGCGGCAGCTGCAGCAGTGAATACAACAACCGATCTCAATGTTGGCAATGGAGCGCCACCAGCCACAGCCATGTATACGCTGCCTCAACATGCGACCCTACTGCATGCGAATATCTTTCCATATGCGCCCGCTGCCGCAAATGTTGCCGCCGGCACACCACCAGTACACGCACCAGGCGCCCCACCAACGGCTGCACCACAAATAGCCGCGGCCGGCATGGCTGGCGCTGCAGCGCATGCACAACCAACAAATGCTGTGATCACCCCATTCTATGCTCATCACCCGCCCATTACAGCTGCCGCACATCCCACACACGGCAGCTCCGCCGTACACACGCCTGGACCAGCTGCCATACCGATTGTCGATCCCAGCACACTGACGGCCATCTCGCATCCCACACCAACCGGTGCGAACAGTTCAAATAACGTGACGCCCGCCTACAGCGGCGGTGGTAGCGCTTCACAATCAGCGCCCAGCACGCCACACTCTGTACCTACTCAAACAGCACAGCGCAATCCACCACTCTTCTCCACACCGCCCATTATGAACTCAAATGGCGGAAACAACAATGGTGGCTACAGTGGCAGTTCCACACCGCAATACTACCCGGTCAGCGGTGGTGGAGATGGCGGCGCAACGCTCATGAGCAGTCCACATGGCAATTCGTACGTGCCACACGAAAAGCGCAACAGCAACTCAAACATGAGTGGCAGCAAAAAACCGCCAGCGTATCCAAGCAATTCATTGAGTCGTCAGAACTCCACATCCTATAATGGCACAGCAAATGGCAAACCGCCTTTGTTGGGCGGCAATAACGATACGCGTGCCTCACCGAATAGCGGCGGTTACCAAGGCTCACGTCCGCATGGCATGAATAAACGCGGCGGTGGCGGTGATAAGCCACAAACACCACTGCTCAGCGGGCCACCCAGTTACGGTGGCGGACCGGGTATGTCTGGcgtaaatagcaacaacaacagcggatATCACGTACACCACAGCCACTCGCCATCCGATGCCAAGCCACCAATTCGCTTGAATGCCGGAGCCGCCACCTTCCGTCAGAAGGGTAGCGGTGTCGCCTATGAATACAGGCGCAGCGGCTCACAACGCAACTCGCCAGGCACTGGCAACTCCAGCAGCAacgacaatagcaacaacacatcGCCGAATAGCATAGTCGGTTctagcggcggcggcggtggtggtggtgccaATACGCCCAATTGCTATGCCGCCACAGCAACGGGCGGCTACATAAACACTGGCATCGGCTTAGCCAGTGGCGGTATGGTCGGCGGTGGTGATCATCAGGCAGTTGCGACCGCAACTGGCACGCCATTGTACATTACATCGGCGCGTGGCGCACACATTCCACCACAACTGCAACATGGCGGTATGGTGGcggccgccgctgctgctggcGGCACGGCAGCCGGTCTTGCGGGCACACAGCAAGCCACTACAGCGGCGGTCTTAGGTGGCGCGGCTGCGGCGGAGGTGGCGAATGCAGCAGCTGCTGCCGTAGCGGCGAGCGTCGCGCATCACCAACCGCTGCTGAGCGCTTATCAACCAGGTGCATCGGGTGTCTACATCAAATACGGCCAGACGTATTATGCGCAT CCCTCAGTTGCTCTACCGAACAGTCGCCGATCGCCCTCAACCGAGTTGCGGCCTGCAATGGCGCCCGTAGCTGGCATGTATCCAACCATGATGATACCAG CTGCTCCACGACATACGCAAGGACGTCATCCGAATCCCAACTACAAAGGCAATCGGCCACGCTAA